Below is a window of Impatiens glandulifera chromosome 2, dImpGla2.1, whole genome shotgun sequence DNA.
attttggctaataaattgaattgtttgatgGTTGAAAAAATATGATGGGATAATATGGGTTTTGGGTAAACCCACGTCAACCTCAAAGGACCTCTAAATGAAAGATTTCTAGGCTTCTACATAATAAGGTAAATGTGGAAATTCATAAATAAGATCATGCAAACCTCTATATTGCCGGTTGTTTATAATAAGGGTTGGCAAGATGGTCACATCTCCACGGGTGCCTTTTCCAATCTAAAAGCACAATTCCACAACAGATTAAAATCAATCGTTGGCAAACAATCGAACTATATCAACCTATTTAACCACAAGATCTAAAAATACATAAACTCATGGCTGGCCCTAGGATAAGGCCAGCTAGGCGGGCTAGGCGGCCGCCGCCTAGGGCCACCCCATGCCACGGGCAcccaaaataagaataaataaatacccTATCAAGGTTTCAACGCTTGGCCACAATATGTGTTAGCATAACaattaaccaactagactaagttaattttgttaatgataatacaaaactattatatttattcaatataacaaaaaatatacttagtgaaataaaaaataagaacaaatttatttttttcacttagGGCACCCCAAATCTCAGGGCCGATTATTTAAACTCGAATTCGGATATAAAGACTTTATTTGGGTAGAAAATCAATAGAATGTTTGtgaatatttatgttaaaatactaaaatcatATCCATAATATGTATATTAAGATCTCAAAAGTTATTTTCTACAATCAACTCGAACATGACAATCCCCTATGCATGTAGAGAAGAAATCTACCTTCACTTATCAAAGAAGTTGTCTGAATTTGTGAGTTTTACCTGTGCCTCTTGCTCAGCCTTAAGAACTGTGTTTTCCTCATCTGCGTCAGGATTCCCTATGCATTTGTCTATCTCCTTGATGTCCATAGCTTTCGGTCCCAACAACAGAAATTATGTCATAATATGTTTACCAATAATAAAGCAATAACCACAAAAAGGGAAGTTGTTTTTCTTGAACATTGACTTTCAAATTATATAGTTTAGAAATACAAATAAACAACCGTCGATTGTAGATCATagtttttagttaaaatttagAGTGCCCGGAAAATGGCTTTAAGAATTTGAGTAAGACACATACCAAGCGATTTTATGACTTCATTTGCACACTCTGTAGTGTATTTCTGCTCTTTCATCGGACAACGAATTGAGAAGTCACTAACATAGTCCCACCAAAGCCAAGGTTTCCCACTCTCATTAGCAACCTTGAAGAAACACGCTTGTCTTAGATTCTGAAGAACGACATCCTTCCCATCATACCCTTTTGTGAAGTCTTGTTCTGGATCGGGCGCACAATACCTTCCATGGTTAATGCACTGAGTCTTACATTGCTTGCTAAGAAGAAACGCCTCTGGGCAATACCAAGTTATGTAATGTGGTGTAAACTGAGTATATCCCTTCTGTTCAAGGATCTGAGCCGCTCCTTTGTAGTTCTTAACAAATTCAATCTGAGTTTGACATTTCGGTCCACACTCATCGTTACTATTCGTCCAGAATTCGTACTCAACTCGCTCATCGGGATGGGGAAGTGCCTCCCTCCAATCAAGGCTTATGGTAACCATCTCTTTATTAGATAACTCTTTCTTTATGCTATCACCCAAAGATTTGCTAATAAGAGCAGATGGAATCGTTATGTTTTGCAAGTAATCTGCCTTTGCATCGTCTTCTTCTGGTGTATCCATCGTGATTAAAGCTTCAGATTTATCGTCTGCAACAAGAATTGCAGCTGCTCCTCCATTTTGTGCATTCCATGCTTTCCATGTAAAAAAGCAATCTGAAAATAGTAATCAAGCTCATCAATTTCATTTCATGTTGATCAAGATCCAAAATATAATTCTGACTTTTTTCTCAATGAGATCGTGAATGTAACATAGATAgtgacaaaatactagttttAAAATAGGATCAATAAGCATCTAGTTGGTTCATACATTCCTGAAAATCTTGAGTAATTTTATGATTTGAACCAGATGTGATCATTTTGCTTCAATGGATCGATCCAAACAATTGGAAATTAACCATGGATCTCAACATTAATGACAATCATGCAAACCAATTTCGATCATCAAATATAGATTTATTACCAAAAGAAGGCTAGAAATTAAGAAAACTTCATTTACCTCCTCGATCAACAAGAAGGAAAACTGGTTGGCCACCAGCTTTTGATTTGAAGGAAATACCAAAATCATCGAAGGTTTTGCATGACTTCTGATTTGATGATGGATAAATTACAGTACCCGTCATACTTCCTCCATACTGAGGAACTCCAAAATTCCCAATTGCACATTCATAAGTCTCCTTCAATGAATTGGGTGAAGTTATCCTTAAACTGTTCTTCTCTACAACAAACCTTCCCAAGCAAGACCCAAATAAGAGAAACCAAAAGCAAACCCAAAAACCCAATTTCCCTCTCATCATTAATCCGCTCTTTTCCTTCTAATATAGTCAACGATCGGATGCAACGAAGGAGACCTAAACctgaaaatcaaattcaatcaCTTAACTAAAACCCAACAACAAAGATCTCGTAATTCTAACTCTTGTTAAAGAATAAAG
It encodes the following:
- the LOC124923933 gene encoding vacuolar-sorting receptor 1-like; the protein is MMRGKLGFWVCFWFLLFGSCLGRFVVEKNSLRITSPNSLKETYECAIGNFGVPQYGGSMTGTVIYPSSNQKSCKTFDDFGISFKSKAGGQPVFLLVDRGDCFFTWKAWNAQNGGAAAILVADDKSEALITMDTPEEDDAKADYLQNITIPSALISKSLGDSIKKELSNKEMVTISLDWREALPHPDERVEYEFWTNSNDECGPKCQTQIEFVKNYKGAAQILEQKGYTQFTPHYITWYCPEAFLLSKQCKTQCINHGRYCAPDPEQDFTKGYDGKDVVLQNLRQACFFKVANESGKPWLWWDYVSDFSIRCPMKEQKYTTECANEVIKSLAMDIKEIDKCIGNPDADEENTVLKAEQEAQIGKGTRGDVTILPTLIINNRQYRGKLDKSTVLKAICSGFQETTEPAICLSEEMETNECLGNNGGCWEDKTANITACRDTFRGRVCECPIVQGVKFLGDGYTHCEASGALRCAVNNGGCWRGTQEGRTYSACLDDNSKGCTCPPGFKGDGVHTCEDIDECKTKSACTCPDCKCKNTWGSYECSCNGNNLFYMREHDTCIGKDVKTEMSWSLLFTVILGLAAVGVGGYAIYKYRIRRYMDSEIRAIMSQYMPLDSQAEEHNHISRGGV